In Nilaparvata lugens isolate BPH chromosome 5, ASM1435652v1, whole genome shotgun sequence, the following proteins share a genomic window:
- the LOC111064511 gene encoding TBC1 domain family member 15 isoform X1, giving the protein MSQLSSTGPNKKGEECSEHGQIYFYQHGVILKHTINAEDEGNRTGELALVQYSTGKRFEWKPIDISEISEYQEQEDWAFVTQVDHKRARTYSGGFEFKAHPLIIELHEIKSYLVKRKKRQVTLMLKDGSSHIFFFQYGSLHGLTGVLRDCFKTRKSHKKNFFIVVSQNIDSQPLTKSFAELDLFPDNPSDAVWKFVSNLKHRPYETTLETFSKLTDTILYRAPDTRPPEEMAAELVNSLHESPEIDGYHVVSSPLAPPAPRLPPRPIVRRGAPLSVDQWSMAKDADGRIKDPDNIKRIVFKGGVTHPLRFVVWKYLLGYYPWDATTEDINELQKKRRTEYFQMKNQWTTMTNEQEERFADFRERKSLIEKDVNRTDRTMEFFAGDGNANLKVLNDILMTYVMYNFDLGYVQGMSDLLSPILVVMSNEVDAFWCFVGFMNRVSTNFELDQAGMKSQLSALFGLVHAADRELASYLEQHDSSNMFFCFRWLLVLFKREFSNEQIMTLWEVLWTDLPCPNFHLLISLAILDMEKNILIENSYGFTEILKHINDLSMKIDLDVALSTAEALHDQFSHMSPEHLPLAIRKLLGMAGDELEEKSEGSSSSSECDDSQPISNQHRLDGDGQEKDDEEALYQKGIDQHYL; this is encoded by the exons ATGTCTCAATTGTCATCGACAGGTCCTAACAAGAAGGGAGAAGAATGCTCTGAACATGGTCAG ATCTATTTCTACCAACATGGTGTTATTCTCAAGCACACAATAAATGCAGAAGATGAAGGAAACCGAACGGGGGAACTGGCCCTTGTGCAATAC AGCACTGGAAAGAGGTTTGAATGGAAACCGATTGACATATCGGAAATTTCCGAGTACCAAGAGCAAGAAGACTGGGCGTTTGTCACACAAGTCGATCACAAGAGGGCTCGTACCTACAGTG GTGGCTTCGAGTTCAAAGCCCATCCACTAATCATAGAACTTCATGAAATCAAAAGCTATCTggtgaaaaggaagaagagacaAGTGACCTTGATGCTGAAGGATGGTTCTTCTCACATATTTTTCTTCCAGTATGGTAGTCTGCATGGATTGACAGGCGTTTTGAGAGACTGCTTCAAAACGAGGAA AAGCCACAAAAAGAACTTCTTCATAGTTGTGAGCCAGAATATTGACTCACAGCCGCTGACGAAGTCTTTTGCGGAGCTCGACCTGTTCCCCGACAACCCAAGCGACGCCGTCTGGAAGTTCGTCAGCAACCTCAAGCACCGGCCCTATGAGACCACGCTCGAGACATTCTCCAAACTCACCGATACCATTC TGTACCGTGCACCGGACACTCGGCCACCAGAAGAGATGGCGGCCGAACTCGTGAATAGTCTGCACGAGTCGCCCGAGATCGACGGTTACCACGTGGTCAGCTCCCCCCTGGCGCCCCCCGCGCCCCGCCTTCCGCCACGGCCCATTGTGCGTCGCGGCGCCCCCCTCTCCGTCGACCAGTGGTCAATGGCCAAAGACGCCGATGGTCGCATCAAAGATCCCGACAACATTAAGCGCATCGTATTCAAGGGC GGTGTCACTCATCCTCTGAGGTTTGTTGTGTGGAAATACCTTCTCGGCTACTACCCATGGGACGCGACCACTGAAGACATCAATGAGCTGCAGAAGAAAAGAAGAACCGAGTACTTCCAGATGAAAAACCAGTGGACGACTATGACAAACGAACAGGAGGAGAGGTTTGCAGATTTCAGGGAGAGGAAGAGTCTCATTG AGAAAGACGTGAACCGAACTGACAGAACAATGGAGTTCTTCGCTGGTGATGGAAATGCGAACTTGAAAGTGCTGAATGACATTCTGATGACGTATGTGATGTACAACTTCGACCTGGGTTATGTGCAGGGCATGAGCGACCTGCTGTCTCCCATCCTCGTCGTCATGTCCAATGAGGTCGACGCATTCTGGTGCTTTGTCGGATTCATGAACAGGGTT AGCACGAACTTTGAGCTGGACCAGGCGGGCATGAAGTCGCAGCTGTCTGCCCTGTTTGGCCTGGTGCACGCGGCCGATCGAGAGCTCGCCTCCTACCTCGAGCAGCACGACTCCTCCAACATGTTCTTCTGCTTCCGCTGGCTGCTTGTCCTCTTCAAGCGCGAGTTCAGCAACGAGCAAAtcatgaccctctgggag GTGCTTTGGACTGATCTTCCGTGTCCCAATTTCCATCTTCTGATAAGCCTCGCTATTTTGgatatggaaaaaaatattttgatagagAACAGTTATGGATTCACTGAAATCCTGAAG CATATCAACGACCTATCGATGAAAATAGACCTGGACGTGGCGCTGAGTACAGCAGAAGCGTTGCATGACCAGTTCTCTCACATGAGCCCGGAGCATCTGCCACTGGCCATCAGAAAACTGCTAGGCATGGCAGGTGACGAGCTGGAAGAGAAGTCCGAAGGCAGCAGCAGCTCATCAGAGTGCGACGACTCTCAGCCAATCAGCAATCAGCACCGCCTCGACGGTGATGGCCAGGAGAAGGACGACGAGGAGGCACTCTACCAGAAGGGAATCGACCAGCACTATCTATAA
- the LOC111064511 gene encoding TBC1 domain family member 15 isoform X2 — MLKDGSSHIFFFQYGSLHGLTGVLRDCFKTRKSHKKNFFIVVSQNIDSQPLTKSFAELDLFPDNPSDAVWKFVSNLKHRPYETTLETFSKLTDTILYRAPDTRPPEEMAAELVNSLHESPEIDGYHVVSSPLAPPAPRLPPRPIVRRGAPLSVDQWSMAKDADGRIKDPDNIKRIVFKGGVTHPLRFVVWKYLLGYYPWDATTEDINELQKKRRTEYFQMKNQWTTMTNEQEERFADFRERKSLIEKDVNRTDRTMEFFAGDGNANLKVLNDILMTYVMYNFDLGYVQGMSDLLSPILVVMSNEVDAFWCFVGFMNRVSTNFELDQAGMKSQLSALFGLVHAADRELASYLEQHDSSNMFFCFRWLLVLFKREFSNEQIMTLWEVLWTDLPCPNFHLLISLAILDMEKNILIENSYGFTEILKHINDLSMKIDLDVALSTAEALHDQFSHMSPEHLPLAIRKLLGMAGDELEEKSEGSSSSSECDDSQPISNQHRLDGDGQEKDDEEALYQKGIDQHYL; from the exons ATGCTGAAGGATGGTTCTTCTCACATATTTTTCTTCCAGTATGGTAGTCTGCATGGATTGACAGGCGTTTTGAGAGACTGCTTCAAAACGAGGAA AAGCCACAAAAAGAACTTCTTCATAGTTGTGAGCCAGAATATTGACTCACAGCCGCTGACGAAGTCTTTTGCGGAGCTCGACCTGTTCCCCGACAACCCAAGCGACGCCGTCTGGAAGTTCGTCAGCAACCTCAAGCACCGGCCCTATGAGACCACGCTCGAGACATTCTCCAAACTCACCGATACCATTC TGTACCGTGCACCGGACACTCGGCCACCAGAAGAGATGGCGGCCGAACTCGTGAATAGTCTGCACGAGTCGCCCGAGATCGACGGTTACCACGTGGTCAGCTCCCCCCTGGCGCCCCCCGCGCCCCGCCTTCCGCCACGGCCCATTGTGCGTCGCGGCGCCCCCCTCTCCGTCGACCAGTGGTCAATGGCCAAAGACGCCGATGGTCGCATCAAAGATCCCGACAACATTAAGCGCATCGTATTCAAGGGC GGTGTCACTCATCCTCTGAGGTTTGTTGTGTGGAAATACCTTCTCGGCTACTACCCATGGGACGCGACCACTGAAGACATCAATGAGCTGCAGAAGAAAAGAAGAACCGAGTACTTCCAGATGAAAAACCAGTGGACGACTATGACAAACGAACAGGAGGAGAGGTTTGCAGATTTCAGGGAGAGGAAGAGTCTCATTG AGAAAGACGTGAACCGAACTGACAGAACAATGGAGTTCTTCGCTGGTGATGGAAATGCGAACTTGAAAGTGCTGAATGACATTCTGATGACGTATGTGATGTACAACTTCGACCTGGGTTATGTGCAGGGCATGAGCGACCTGCTGTCTCCCATCCTCGTCGTCATGTCCAATGAGGTCGACGCATTCTGGTGCTTTGTCGGATTCATGAACAGGGTT AGCACGAACTTTGAGCTGGACCAGGCGGGCATGAAGTCGCAGCTGTCTGCCCTGTTTGGCCTGGTGCACGCGGCCGATCGAGAGCTCGCCTCCTACCTCGAGCAGCACGACTCCTCCAACATGTTCTTCTGCTTCCGCTGGCTGCTTGTCCTCTTCAAGCGCGAGTTCAGCAACGAGCAAAtcatgaccctctgggag GTGCTTTGGACTGATCTTCCGTGTCCCAATTTCCATCTTCTGATAAGCCTCGCTATTTTGgatatggaaaaaaatattttgatagagAACAGTTATGGATTCACTGAAATCCTGAAG CATATCAACGACCTATCGATGAAAATAGACCTGGACGTGGCGCTGAGTACAGCAGAAGCGTTGCATGACCAGTTCTCTCACATGAGCCCGGAGCATCTGCCACTGGCCATCAGAAAACTGCTAGGCATGGCAGGTGACGAGCTGGAAGAGAAGTCCGAAGGCAGCAGCAGCTCATCAGAGTGCGACGACTCTCAGCCAATCAGCAATCAGCACCGCCTCGACGGTGATGGCCAGGAGAAGGACGACGAGGAGGCACTCTACCAGAAGGGAATCGACCAGCACTATCTATAA
- the LOC111064516 gene encoding uncharacterized protein LOC111064516: MSEQTLNLPASLERLEIGPKRTDPKCKRNSADLKRRPEDDLDPESVLESLSLSGAECTSETCHCNKRRHPEDNVLRKTFKRPVLQRSRLGNSRKVLRDPVLRLVDGTASGKLAAASSSAAGPKIGMASAGERLLPKRGIDLGKTGGKVLGSATPSEHQTDFRCLVSGSSSPLFDDSDEFSRPSYLRVQPPRLPPTAAASSSSSSSSASAPAPQTPSCSVQARQSMNCDDTNIDELASYFDLFVHIPKKMSHMAEMMYI; the protein is encoded by the exons ATGTCTGAACAGACATTGAACTTACCAGCTAGCCTTGAAAGGCTGGAGATAGGACCAAAAAG AACGGACCCGAAATGTAAACGAAACAGCGCCGACTTGAAGCGTCGCCCGGAAGACGACCTCGACCCCGAGTCAGTGTTGGAGTCACTGTCTCTGTCGGGCGCAGAGTGCACCTCGGAGACATGTCACTGCAACAAGCGCCGTCACCCGGAGGACAACGTGTTGCGCAAGACATTCAAGCGGCCTGTGCTGCAGAGGAGTCGGCTGGGCAACTCGAGGAAGGTGTTGCGGGACCCAGTGCTGAGGCTGGTGGACGGCACCGCGAGCGGCAAACTGGCTGCTGCTTCGTCGTCGGCTGCGGGACCCAAGATAGGGATGGCTAGTGCTGGTGAGCGGCTGCTGCCCAAACGCGGCATCGACCTGGGCAAAACAGGTGGCAAGGTTCTGGGCTCCGCGACTCCTAGCGAGCATCAGACTGATTTCCGGTGTTTGGTGAGTGGTAGCAGTTCACCTCTGTTCGACGACAGCGATGAGTTCAGTCGTCCCTCCTACCTCCGAGTGCAACCTCCCAGGCTGCCTCCCACTGCcgccgcctcctcctcctcctcatcttcctctgCCTCCGCTCCCGCCCCCCAGACGCCATCTTGCTCTGTCCAAGCGCGCCAATCGATGAACTGTGATGATACCAATATCGACGAGCTGGCCAGCTATTTCGACCTGTTTGTACATATCCCCAAGAAAATGTCGCACATGGCTGAGATGATGTATATTTAA